In Agelaius phoeniceus isolate bAgePho1 chromosome 14, bAgePho1.hap1, whole genome shotgun sequence, a single genomic region encodes these proteins:
- the TMEM255A gene encoding transmembrane protein 255A isoform X3 produces MVKGSFNRRKRNSLYVTVTLLIVSVLILTVGLAATTRTQNVTVGGYYPGVILGFGSFLGIIGSNLIENKRQMLVASIVFISFGVIAAFCCAIVDGVFAARHIDLRPLYAGRCQYYSKSTTPPEAVCHPQRRAPCTPKIKTNTCFCCDLYNCGNRVEISGGYYEYIDVSSCQDIIHLYHLLWSATILNIVGLFLGIITAAILGGFKDMTPSLPTLNCSVENAHPSVTYYSRPQVTSYNSYYHSTPHLPPYSAYDFQHSSVFPASTPSGLSDDPQALSPSPSYMWASNAPPRYSPPYFPPFEKPPPYTP; encoded by the exons ATGGTGAAAG gGTCGTTcaatagaagaaaaagaaattccctCTACGTAACTGTGACTCTCCTCATTGTGTCAGTGTTGATTCTAACGGTGGGCCTAGCTGCTACAACAAGAACCCAAAATGTGACTGTTGGAGGTTATTACCCAGGGGTTATT CTTGGTTTTGGGTCGTTCCTTGGAATAATCGGATCAAACTTGAtagaaaacaaaagacaaatG ctGGTTGCATCGATCGTCTTCATCAGCTTTGGTGTGATCGCCGCGTTCTGCTGTGCCATTGTGGACGGCGTCTTTGCTGCCAGACACATC GACCTGCGGCCGCTGTACGCGGGGCGCTGTCAGTACTACTCCAAGAGCACCACCCCACCTGAG GCGGTCTGTCACCCACAGCGCCGTGCCCCCTGCACACCgaaaataaaaaccaacacCTGCTTCTGCTGTGACCTGTACAACTGTGGGAA CAGAGTAGAGATTTCTGGAGGGTACTATGAGTACATTGatgtcagcagctgccaggacaTCATCCACCTTTACCACTTGCTCTGGTCGGCAACAATTCTGAACATAGTGGGGCTGTTCCTAGGGATCATTACAGCAGCAATACTTGGAGGCTTTAAAGACATG ACTCCTTCCCTCCCTACGCTGAACTGCAGTGTTGAGAATGCACACCCTTCAGTGACCTACTACTCCAGGCCACAGGTGACATCCTACAACTCCTACTACCACAGCactcctcacctgcctccctACTCTGCTTATGACTTTCAG cattccagcgtgtttccaGCCTCCACTCCTTCTGGCCTCTCGGATGACCCCCAGGCCCTGTCACCATCCCCCAGCTATATGTGGGCCTCCAATGCACCCCCTCGTTACTCACCACCCTATTTCCCGCCTTTCGAGAAGCCACCACCTTACACACCATAA
- the NKAP gene encoding NF-kappa-B-activating protein, which translates to MAPASRSRSPPAASSERRGRRSRSRSRSRSRSRERNGPRRLSHRRSRSRSRSPGAPRSSTHHGHHHHGKWPEYYEKEKEEILRQRRLNERERIGELGAPEVWGLSPKVPDPDSDEHTPVEDEEAKSKSSSSDSSSEEEKKKKKKKKQKKKRKASKRRRRKHSEDSDSDSESEQNSSDEDKKKSKKKKKKNKKKKYKKKKAKKSRKESSDSSSEDSDDEMLQGDDLWIERSKNTEADSLIGPEAPKTHASQDDRPLNYGHALLPGEGAAMAEYVKAGKRIPRRGEIGLTSEEIASFESSGYVMSGSRHRRMEAVRLRKENQIYSADEKRALASFNQEERRKRENKILASFREMVYRKTKGKEEK; encoded by the exons ATGGCGCCCGCGTCGCGCTcccgctccccgcccgccgccaGCTCCGAGCGCCGCGGCCGCCGTTCCCGGTCCCGCTCCCGGTCCCGCTCCCGGTCCCGCGAGCGCAATGGCCCGAGGCGCCTGAGCCACCGGCGGAGccgcagccgctcccgcagccccggcgcGCCGCGCTCCTCCACGCACCACGGGCACCACCACCACGGCAAATGGCCCGAGTACTacgagaaggagaaggaggagatcCTGCGGCAGAG AAGACTcaatgagagagagagaattggAGAACTGGGGGCACCTGAAGTCTGGGGACTGTCACCAAAAGTTCCTGACCCAGA TTCCGATGAGCACACACCGGTAGAAGATGAAGAGGCAAAATCTAAGAGTAGTTCTTCGGATTCCAGCTCAGAAG aggaaaagaagaaaaagaagaagaaaaaacaaaagaagaaacgTAAAGCATCCAAAAGAAGGCGCAGGAAACATTCTGAGGACAGCGACAGTGACTCAGAGTCTGAGCAGAACTCCAGTG atgaagataaaaagaaaagcaagaagaagaaaaagaagaacaaaaa GAAAAAgtataagaaaaagaaagctaaGAAGAGCAGGAAGGAATCCAGTGATTCAAGCAGTGAAGATTCCGATGATGAAATGCTTCAAGGGGATGATCTCTGGATAGAGAGGTCAA AAAATACTGAAGCTGATAGTTTGATTGGACCAGAGGCTCCCAAAACTCACGCATCTCAGGATGATAGGCCTTTGAA CTATGGCCATGCCCTCCTGCCCGGGGAAGGTGCAGCCATGGCAGAGTACGTCAAAGCAGGGAAGCGCATTCCCCGCAGAGGCGAAATCGGCTTGACCAGTGAAGAGATCGCTTCGTTTGAGAGCTCTGGTTATGTCATGAGTGGCAGCAG GCACCGGCGCATGGAAGCTGTGCGGCTGCGGAAAGAGAACCAGATCTACAGCGCAGATGAAAAGAGAGCTCTGGCATCCTTCAaccaggaggagaggaggaaacgAGAGAATAAGATCCTTGCAAGCTTTCGAGAGATGGTCTACAGAAAGACTAAaggcaaagaggaaaaataa
- the TMEM255A gene encoding transmembrane protein 255A isoform X2 has translation MRQSLTQQRPAGVALPDSVGSFNRRKRNSLYVTVTLLIVSVLILTVGLAATTRTQNVTVGGYYPGVILGFGSFLGIIGSNLIENKRQMLVASIVFISFGVIAAFCCAIVDGVFAARHIDLRPLYAGRCQYYSKSTTPPEAVCHPQRRAPCTPKIKTNTCFCCDLYNCGKVEISGGYYEYIDVSSCQDIIHLYHLLWSATILNIVGLFLGIITAAILGGFKDMTPSLPTLNCSVENAHPSVTYYSRPQVTSYNSYYHSTPHLPPYSAYDFQHSSVFPASTPSGLSDDPQALSPSPSYMWASNAPPRYSPPYFPPFEKPPPYTP, from the exons ATGCGGCAGTCCCTGACTCAGCAGCGCCCGGCCGGCGTGGCCCTGCCCGACTCCGTGG gGTCGTTcaatagaagaaaaagaaattccctCTACGTAACTGTGACTCTCCTCATTGTGTCAGTGTTGATTCTAACGGTGGGCCTAGCTGCTACAACAAGAACCCAAAATGTGACTGTTGGAGGTTATTACCCAGGGGTTATT CTTGGTTTTGGGTCGTTCCTTGGAATAATCGGATCAAACTTGAtagaaaacaaaagacaaatG ctGGTTGCATCGATCGTCTTCATCAGCTTTGGTGTGATCGCCGCGTTCTGCTGTGCCATTGTGGACGGCGTCTTTGCTGCCAGACACATC GACCTGCGGCCGCTGTACGCGGGGCGCTGTCAGTACTACTCCAAGAGCACCACCCCACCTGAG GCGGTCTGTCACCCACAGCGCCGTGCCCCCTGCACACCgaaaataaaaaccaacacCTGCTTCTGCTGTGACCTGTACAACTGTGGGAA AGTAGAGATTTCTGGAGGGTACTATGAGTACATTGatgtcagcagctgccaggacaTCATCCACCTTTACCACTTGCTCTGGTCGGCAACAATTCTGAACATAGTGGGGCTGTTCCTAGGGATCATTACAGCAGCAATACTTGGAGGCTTTAAAGACATG ACTCCTTCCCTCCCTACGCTGAACTGCAGTGTTGAGAATGCACACCCTTCAGTGACCTACTACTCCAGGCCACAGGTGACATCCTACAACTCCTACTACCACAGCactcctcacctgcctccctACTCTGCTTATGACTTTCAG cattccagcgtgtttccaGCCTCCACTCCTTCTGGCCTCTCGGATGACCCCCAGGCCCTGTCACCATCCCCCAGCTATATGTGGGCCTCCAATGCACCCCCTCGTTACTCACCACCCTATTTCCCGCCTTTCGAGAAGCCACCACCTTACACACCATAA
- the TMEM255A gene encoding transmembrane protein 255A isoform X1: MRQSLTQQRPAGVALPDSVGSFNRRKRNSLYVTVTLLIVSVLILTVGLAATTRTQNVTVGGYYPGVILGFGSFLGIIGSNLIENKRQMLVASIVFISFGVIAAFCCAIVDGVFAARHIDLRPLYAGRCQYYSKSTTPPEAVCHPQRRAPCTPKIKTNTCFCCDLYNCGNRVEISGGYYEYIDVSSCQDIIHLYHLLWSATILNIVGLFLGIITAAILGGFKDMTPSLPTLNCSVENAHPSVTYYSRPQVTSYNSYYHSTPHLPPYSAYDFQHSSVFPASTPSGLSDDPQALSPSPSYMWASNAPPRYSPPYFPPFEKPPPYTP, from the exons ATGCGGCAGTCCCTGACTCAGCAGCGCCCGGCCGGCGTGGCCCTGCCCGACTCCGTGG gGTCGTTcaatagaagaaaaagaaattccctCTACGTAACTGTGACTCTCCTCATTGTGTCAGTGTTGATTCTAACGGTGGGCCTAGCTGCTACAACAAGAACCCAAAATGTGACTGTTGGAGGTTATTACCCAGGGGTTATT CTTGGTTTTGGGTCGTTCCTTGGAATAATCGGATCAAACTTGAtagaaaacaaaagacaaatG ctGGTTGCATCGATCGTCTTCATCAGCTTTGGTGTGATCGCCGCGTTCTGCTGTGCCATTGTGGACGGCGTCTTTGCTGCCAGACACATC GACCTGCGGCCGCTGTACGCGGGGCGCTGTCAGTACTACTCCAAGAGCACCACCCCACCTGAG GCGGTCTGTCACCCACAGCGCCGTGCCCCCTGCACACCgaaaataaaaaccaacacCTGCTTCTGCTGTGACCTGTACAACTGTGGGAA CAGAGTAGAGATTTCTGGAGGGTACTATGAGTACATTGatgtcagcagctgccaggacaTCATCCACCTTTACCACTTGCTCTGGTCGGCAACAATTCTGAACATAGTGGGGCTGTTCCTAGGGATCATTACAGCAGCAATACTTGGAGGCTTTAAAGACATG ACTCCTTCCCTCCCTACGCTGAACTGCAGTGTTGAGAATGCACACCCTTCAGTGACCTACTACTCCAGGCCACAGGTGACATCCTACAACTCCTACTACCACAGCactcctcacctgcctccctACTCTGCTTATGACTTTCAG cattccagcgtgtttccaGCCTCCACTCCTTCTGGCCTCTCGGATGACCCCCAGGCCCTGTCACCATCCCCCAGCTATATGTGGGCCTCCAATGCACCCCCTCGTTACTCACCACCCTATTTCCCGCCTTTCGAGAAGCCACCACCTTACACACCATAA
- the ZBTB33 gene encoding transcriptional regulator Kaiso isoform X1, giving the protein MAEAEALPAASGALPAGRERGGSGAGAGRPRPRGHRPTRAAGNAAAVAAAAAAPFVPRGGRPAAMDARTAAAEGMEGKKLISATDTQYSSVLLQSLNEQRGHGLFCDVTVIVEDRKFRAHRNILSASSTYFHQLFSVAGQVVELSFVRAEIFAEILNYIYSSKIISVRSDLLDELIKSGQELGVKFIADLGIPPAEGKNVPSEVKDSASKTSASSPNQRDAETQVTVIRPEGQEAADGMPVITQSFSLHGIEYETTKITVSDSDEEDDDVIFCSEIVPPKECTKDKNAASQNQPCSSPAGASDQKSCGSGGSPHLTNSTAAQNLTLSATQLSPSQTQSGAESFASATPQHFTPNIIVLNKPLLNSSLGTSSLHQTHVTPTINLLEENQQPSNNGSVTEVEATAVDDEEVVEDDVDIISSSSPGLVSNSSLVQQSSVPKAGSTEGSGVQKKQVVTFSQESSTKAGELKIKISDVLSGSKELSSGLTSKNVADGQKIITLDTATEIGGLSTGCKVYANIGEDTYDIVIPVKGDSEEGEAKPDDTPKKSGEESPKGKRMKVKHDDHYELIVDGRVYYICIVCKRSYACLTSLRRHFNVHSWEKKYPCRYCDKVFALAEYRTKHELHHTGERRYQCLTCGKSFINYQITISHIRSVHSQDPSGDTKLYRLHPCRSLQIRQYAYISDRPSSVPGISQAGVVYRVGSGKDGTEGTASNSPAKQITWDDIFVPQGNETIFKQNPSEGSTEFEFVIPESY; this is encoded by the exons ATGGCGGAAGCGGAGGCGCTTCCGGCGGCTTCCGGTGCCCTCCCGgccgggcgggagcggggcgggagcggggcgggagcggggcggccccgcccgcgGGGTCACCGCCCCACCCGCGCGGCCGGCAacgcggcggcggtggcggcggcggcggcggctccttTTGTGCCCCGCGGCGGCCGCCCGGCAGCGATGGACGCGCGcacggcggcggcggaag gaatggaggggaaaaaacttATTTCTGCAACAGACACACAATATTCTAGTGTGCTCCTTCAGTCTTTGAATGAACAACGTGGCCATGGACTTTTTTGTGATGTTACAGTCATTGTGGAGGACCGGAAATTTCGAGCTCACAGAAACATCCTTTCAGCCTCAAGCACATATTTTCACCAGCTTTTCTCAGTGGCTGGTCAAGTGGTTGAACTGAGCTTTGTTAGAGCAGAAATTTTTGCAGAAATTCTTAATTATATTTATAGTTCCAAAATAATCAGTGTCCGGTCTGATTTACTTGATGAACTGATTAAatcagggcaggagctgggtgttAAATTCATAGCTGATCTGGGCATCCCTCCGGCTGAAGGCAAGAATGTGCCCAGCGAGGTCAAAGACAGTGCTTCAAAAACTTCAGCTTCTAGTCCAAATCAAAGAGATGCTGAAACACAGGTGACTGTAATCAGGCCAGAGGGTCAAGAGGCAGCAGATGGGATGCCAGTTATAACACAGTCATTCTCCTTACATGGCATAGAATATGAGACTACAAAAATTACAGTGAGCGATTCagatgaggaggatgatgatgtCATTTTTTGTTCTGAGATCGTTCCTCCAAAAGAATGTACTAAAGACAAAAATGCTGCAAGCCAGAACCAGCCTTGCTCAAGTCCAGCTGGAGCTTCTGACCAAAAATCCTGTGGCAGTGGTGGCTCTCCCCATTTGacaaacagcacagcagctcagaacCTCACTTTGTCTGCCACTCAGCTGAGCCCGAGCCAAACACAATCAGGTGCTGAATCATTTGCCTCGGCAACGCCGCAGCATTTTACTCCTAATATCATCgtgctgaacaagcctctgctTAACTCCTCACTCGGTACCAGCTCCTTGCATCAAACACATGTGACTCCTACAATTAATTTACTTGAGGAGAACCAGCAGCCATCCAATAATGGCTCTGTAACTGAAGTGGAAGCAACGGCTGTTGATGATGAAGAGGTTGTTGAAGATGATGTCGATATCATCAGCTCCTCTAGTCCTGGTTTGGTCAGCAACAGCTCTTTGGTTCAGCAATCTTCTGTTCCTAAGGCAGGGAGCACTGAAGGATCAGGTGTACAGAAAAAACAGGTTGTTACATTTTCCCAAGAGTCATCTACTAAAGCTGgagaattgaaaataaaaatctcagaTGTCCTTTCTGGAAGCAAGGAATTAAGTTCAGGTCTAACATCAAAGAATGTGGCAGATGGGCAGAAAATCATAACATTAGATACAGCAACTGAAATAGGAGGCTTATCCACAGGCTGTAAGGTGTATGCAAATATTGGCGAGGACACCTATGACATAGTCATCCCTGTGAAGGGTGACtctgaggaaggggaagccaagcCCGATGACACACCCAAAAAGTCTGGTGAGGAATCTCCAAAGGGGAAACGCATGAAAGTGAAGCACGACGACCACTACGAGCTCATAGTGGACGGCAGAGTCTACTACATCTGCATCGTGTGCAAGAGGTCCTACGCGTGCCTGACCAGCCTGCGCAGACATTTCAACGTGCACTCCTGGGAGAAGAAGTACCCCTGTCGCTACTGTGACAAAGTCTTTGCCCTCGCAGAGTATCGCACCAAGCACGAACTGCACCACACCGGCGAGCGGAGGTACCAGTGCTTGACGTGCGGCAAATCTTTCATCAACTACCAGATCACCATCTCCCACATCAGATCCGTGCACAGCCAGGACCCCTCTGGGGACACCAAGCTGTACCGGCTGCacccctgcaggtccctgcagATCCGGCAGTACGCCTACATCAGCGACCGCCCCAGCAGCGTCCCGGGCATCAGCCAGGCGGGAGTTGTCTATCGGGTTGGCTCAGGGAAGGATGGCACTGAGGGAACAGCCTCCAACTCTCCAGCCAAACAAATCACCTGGGATGACATTTTTGTTCCACAGGGAAATGAAAcgatttttaaacaaaacccGTCAGAGGGAAGTACTGAATTTGAGTTTGTGATACCAGAATCTTACTGA
- the ZBTB33 gene encoding transcriptional regulator Kaiso isoform X2, with the protein MEGKKLISATDTQYSSVLLQSLNEQRGHGLFCDVTVIVEDRKFRAHRNILSASSTYFHQLFSVAGQVVELSFVRAEIFAEILNYIYSSKIISVRSDLLDELIKSGQELGVKFIADLGIPPAEGKNVPSEVKDSASKTSASSPNQRDAETQVTVIRPEGQEAADGMPVITQSFSLHGIEYETTKITVSDSDEEDDDVIFCSEIVPPKECTKDKNAASQNQPCSSPAGASDQKSCGSGGSPHLTNSTAAQNLTLSATQLSPSQTQSGAESFASATPQHFTPNIIVLNKPLLNSSLGTSSLHQTHVTPTINLLEENQQPSNNGSVTEVEATAVDDEEVVEDDVDIISSSSPGLVSNSSLVQQSSVPKAGSTEGSGVQKKQVVTFSQESSTKAGELKIKISDVLSGSKELSSGLTSKNVADGQKIITLDTATEIGGLSTGCKVYANIGEDTYDIVIPVKGDSEEGEAKPDDTPKKSGEESPKGKRMKVKHDDHYELIVDGRVYYICIVCKRSYACLTSLRRHFNVHSWEKKYPCRYCDKVFALAEYRTKHELHHTGERRYQCLTCGKSFINYQITISHIRSVHSQDPSGDTKLYRLHPCRSLQIRQYAYISDRPSSVPGISQAGVVYRVGSGKDGTEGTASNSPAKQITWDDIFVPQGNETIFKQNPSEGSTEFEFVIPESY; encoded by the coding sequence atggaggggaaaaaacttATTTCTGCAACAGACACACAATATTCTAGTGTGCTCCTTCAGTCTTTGAATGAACAACGTGGCCATGGACTTTTTTGTGATGTTACAGTCATTGTGGAGGACCGGAAATTTCGAGCTCACAGAAACATCCTTTCAGCCTCAAGCACATATTTTCACCAGCTTTTCTCAGTGGCTGGTCAAGTGGTTGAACTGAGCTTTGTTAGAGCAGAAATTTTTGCAGAAATTCTTAATTATATTTATAGTTCCAAAATAATCAGTGTCCGGTCTGATTTACTTGATGAACTGATTAAatcagggcaggagctgggtgttAAATTCATAGCTGATCTGGGCATCCCTCCGGCTGAAGGCAAGAATGTGCCCAGCGAGGTCAAAGACAGTGCTTCAAAAACTTCAGCTTCTAGTCCAAATCAAAGAGATGCTGAAACACAGGTGACTGTAATCAGGCCAGAGGGTCAAGAGGCAGCAGATGGGATGCCAGTTATAACACAGTCATTCTCCTTACATGGCATAGAATATGAGACTACAAAAATTACAGTGAGCGATTCagatgaggaggatgatgatgtCATTTTTTGTTCTGAGATCGTTCCTCCAAAAGAATGTACTAAAGACAAAAATGCTGCAAGCCAGAACCAGCCTTGCTCAAGTCCAGCTGGAGCTTCTGACCAAAAATCCTGTGGCAGTGGTGGCTCTCCCCATTTGacaaacagcacagcagctcagaacCTCACTTTGTCTGCCACTCAGCTGAGCCCGAGCCAAACACAATCAGGTGCTGAATCATTTGCCTCGGCAACGCCGCAGCATTTTACTCCTAATATCATCgtgctgaacaagcctctgctTAACTCCTCACTCGGTACCAGCTCCTTGCATCAAACACATGTGACTCCTACAATTAATTTACTTGAGGAGAACCAGCAGCCATCCAATAATGGCTCTGTAACTGAAGTGGAAGCAACGGCTGTTGATGATGAAGAGGTTGTTGAAGATGATGTCGATATCATCAGCTCCTCTAGTCCTGGTTTGGTCAGCAACAGCTCTTTGGTTCAGCAATCTTCTGTTCCTAAGGCAGGGAGCACTGAAGGATCAGGTGTACAGAAAAAACAGGTTGTTACATTTTCCCAAGAGTCATCTACTAAAGCTGgagaattgaaaataaaaatctcagaTGTCCTTTCTGGAAGCAAGGAATTAAGTTCAGGTCTAACATCAAAGAATGTGGCAGATGGGCAGAAAATCATAACATTAGATACAGCAACTGAAATAGGAGGCTTATCCACAGGCTGTAAGGTGTATGCAAATATTGGCGAGGACACCTATGACATAGTCATCCCTGTGAAGGGTGACtctgaggaaggggaagccaagcCCGATGACACACCCAAAAAGTCTGGTGAGGAATCTCCAAAGGGGAAACGCATGAAAGTGAAGCACGACGACCACTACGAGCTCATAGTGGACGGCAGAGTCTACTACATCTGCATCGTGTGCAAGAGGTCCTACGCGTGCCTGACCAGCCTGCGCAGACATTTCAACGTGCACTCCTGGGAGAAGAAGTACCCCTGTCGCTACTGTGACAAAGTCTTTGCCCTCGCAGAGTATCGCACCAAGCACGAACTGCACCACACCGGCGAGCGGAGGTACCAGTGCTTGACGTGCGGCAAATCTTTCATCAACTACCAGATCACCATCTCCCACATCAGATCCGTGCACAGCCAGGACCCCTCTGGGGACACCAAGCTGTACCGGCTGCacccctgcaggtccctgcagATCCGGCAGTACGCCTACATCAGCGACCGCCCCAGCAGCGTCCCGGGCATCAGCCAGGCGGGAGTTGTCTATCGGGTTGGCTCAGGGAAGGATGGCACTGAGGGAACAGCCTCCAACTCTCCAGCCAAACAAATCACCTGGGATGACATTTTTGTTCCACAGGGAAATGAAAcgatttttaaacaaaacccGTCAGAGGGAAGTACTGAATTTGAGTTTGTGATACCAGAATCTTACTGA